The following are encoded together in the Labeo rohita strain BAU-BD-2019 chromosome 17, IGBB_LRoh.1.0, whole genome shotgun sequence genome:
- the LOC127179574 gene encoding asparagine synthetase [glutamine-hydrolyzing], whose protein sequence is MCGIWALFGSDECLAVQCTNAMKIAHRGPDSFRFENVNGYTNCCFGFHRLAIVDQLYGMQPLRVKKFPYLWLCYNGEIYNHIMLRDHFEFDYQTKVDGEILLHLYDRFGIEKMAALLDGVFAFILLDTANRKVFLGRDTYGVRPLFRLLTDDGFLAVCSEAKGLTQITHSTSTPAKITPFPPGHFEVFDLKLNGKVESVLMDCFHCCTDEPKHASYNNLKGLGTGFELETVKSNIRILFENAVRKRLMAHRRIGCLLSGGLDSSLVAATLVKLSKEEQLPYPIQTFAIGADDSPDVAAARKVADYIGSEHHEVSFTPEEGIRAVEEVILHLESYDITTVRASVGMFLISKYIREKTDSVVIFSGEGSDELTQGYIYFHKAPSPKAGAEESVRLLKELYLFDVLRADRTTAAHGLELRVPFLDHRFTAYYLSLPEEMRAPKDGVEKHLLRDSFKGMKLIPDEILWRRKEAFSDGLTSMKKSWYTSLQEHIKSEVNDSQLEKAAKLFSFNPPTTKEGFYIRQVFEKMYPGRCEWTPHYWMPRWIKATDPSARTLSIYKPDKDQ, encoded by the exons ATGTGTGGCATATGGGCCTTATTTGGTAGTGATGAGTGCCTTGCAGTTCAGTGCACCAATGCCATGAAGATCGCTCATCGTGGTCCAGATTCTTTCCGCTTTGAAAATGTCAATGGTTACACCAACTGCTGCTTTGGGTTTCACCGTCTTGCTATTGTGGATCAGCTGTATGGCATGCAGCCTCTGCGTGTCAAGAAGTTTCCATACCTCTGGTTATGTTACAACGGTGAAATCTACAACCACATTATG TTAAGGGATCACTTTGAGTTTGACTATCAGACCAAAGTCGATGGAGAGATTCTTCTGCACCTGTACGATCGCTTTGGAATCGAGAAGATGGCCGCTCTGCTTGATGGTGTATTCGCATTTATCTTGTTGGACACTGCTAACAGAAAGGTTTTCTTAGGCAGGGACACCTATGGTGTGAGACCGCTGTTCAGACTCCTCACTGATGATGGCTTTCTTGCTGTCTGTTCTGAAGCCAAAG GTTTAACTCAGATCACACACTCCACGTCCACCCCTGCAAAGATCACCCCCTTCCCCCCGGGACACTTTGAGGTGTTTGACTTGAAACTCAATGGAAAAGTAGAGTCTGTGCTGATGGATTGCTTCCATTGCTGCACAGACGAACCTAAACATGCCTCCTATAACAATCTGAAGGGTCTTGGCACAG GCTTTGAATTGGAGACTGTCAAGAGCAACATTAGGATCCTGTTTGAAAATGCCGTAAGGAAACGCTTGATGGCTCACAGAAGAATCGGTTGCCTCCTCTCAG GTGGTCTCGATTCAAGTCTGGTTGCTGCGACACTTGTGAAACTGTCTAAAGAAGAGCAGCTTCCATATCCCATTCAGACCTTTGCCATAGGCGCAGATGACAGCCCAGATGTTGCTGCTGCTCGCAAG GTGGCAGACTACATTGGCAGCGAACACCACGAGGTGAGCTTCACGCCTGAGGAGGgtatcagagcggtggaggaagTCATTTTACACTTGGAGAGTTATGACATCACCACTGTGCGTGCCTCTGTTG GTATGTTCCTGATATCGAAGTACATCCGTGAGAAGACAGACAGCGTTGTGATTTTCTCAGGTGAAGGTTCTGATGAGCTGACACAAGGATACATCTACTTTCATAAG GCACCGTCACCTAAAGCTGGTGCTGAGGAAAGTGTGCGTCTGTTGAAAGAACTTTATCTGTTTGATGTGCTGAGAGCAGACAGAACCACAGCTGCACACGG ACTAGAGTTGAGAGTGCCTTTCCTGGACCATAGATTCACTGCATACTACCTCTCTCTGCCTGAAGAGATGAGAGCACCTAAG GATGGTGTGGAGAAGCATCTCTTGAGGGATTCGTTTAAAGGCATGAAACTGATCCCAGATGAGATTCTCTGGAGAAGGAAAGAGGCTTTCAGTGATGGTCTGACATCCATGAAGAAATCCTGGTACACAAGCCTGCAGGAACACATCAAATCTGAG GTGAACGACTCTCAATTGGAGAAAGCTGCTAAGCTGTTCTCGTTCAACCCTCCTACAACCAAAGAGGGCTTTTACATCAGGCAGGTCTTTGAGAAGATGTACCCCGGCCGCTGTGAGTGGACGCCACATTACTGGATGCCCCGCTGGATCAAGGCCACAGACCCCTCAGCCAGAACCCTGTCCATCTACAAGCCTGATAAAGACCAGTAA